Proteins encoded within one genomic window of Hermetia illucens chromosome 2, iHerIll2.2.curated.20191125, whole genome shotgun sequence:
- the LOC119648051 gene encoding thyroid transcription factor 1-associated protein 26, with protein RWANKEKASSKRSDLHRGKRDHLGSRYSRKSRSSKRNPSRRNHQYRKSKAKRDQIKEERAAKQKELKEKRTQRQKVMSKKTKKGQPVMKDRIEYLLKKIQESQSDTTM; from the exons CGATGGGCAAACAAAGAAAAGGCGAGTTCCAAGAGAAGCGATTTGCACAGAGGAAAAAGGGACCACCTGGGAAGCCGATATTCAAGAAAAAGCAGAAGTTCGAAAAGAAACCCAAGCCG GAGAAACCATCAATATCGGAAATCGAAGGCAAAACGCGATCAAATAAAAGAGGAGAGGGCTGCGAAACAGAAGGAACTGAAAGAAAAGCGAACACAACGACAGAAAGTCATGTCTAAAAAGACGAAGAAGGGCCAACCAGTAATGAAAGATAGGATTGAATATCTGCTGAAGAAAATCCAGGAGTCGCA ATCAGATACAACTATGTAA